In the Serinus canaria isolate serCan28SL12 chromosome 22, serCan2020, whole genome shotgun sequence genome, one interval contains:
- the TACR1 gene encoding substance-P receptor has protein sequence MDESPPLAAELELEPLNASLNESWTNPFVQPPWQVALWAVAYALIVVVAVVGNAVVMWIILAHKRMRTVTNYFLVNLAFAEASMAALNTVVNFSYAVHNEWYFGAAYCRFHNFFPIAAVFASIYSMTAIALDRYMAIIHPLRPRLSAAATKALIGLIWLLALLLAFPQGYFSVTAELPGRFVCLVEWPEPGGAMSGKTYHFSMTVLLYLLPLLVIGCAYAAVGRTLWASAIPGDSSDRYHEQVSAKRKVVKMMIMVVCTFALCWLPYHVYFTLQYLRPQWYLQSFIQQVYLAVMWLAMSSTMYNPIIYCCLNDRFRVGFKHAFRWCPWVSAGEYEGLELRSARFLHTHSSVSKLSRMDTTTVASALGVADEELDEPGRAERLSLDMTSNGSSRSDSKTVSESLSFYSNTLT, from the exons ATGGATGAGTCCCCGCCGCTGGCGGccgagctggagctggagccccTCAACGCCTCCCTGAACGAGTCCTGGACCAACCCGTTTGTGCAGCCGCCGTGGCAGGTGGCCCTGTGGGCCGTGGCCTACGCGCTCATCGTGGTGGTGGCCGTGGTGGGCAACGCCGTGGTCATGTGGATCATCCTGGCGCACAAGCGGATGCGCACGGTCACCAACTACTTCCTGGTGAACCTGGCCTTCGCCGAGGCCTCCATGGCCGCGCTCAACACCGTGGTCAACTTCAGCTACGCCGTGCACAACGAGTGGTACTTTGGGGCCGCCTACTGCCGCTTCCACAACTTCTTCCCCATCGCCGCCGTCTTCGCCAGCATCTACTCCATGACAGCCATCGCTCTGGACAG GTACATGGCCATCATCCACCCGCTCCGGCCGCGCCTCTCGGCCGCGGCCACCAAGGCTCTGATCGGGCTGATCTGGCTGCTGGCCCTCCTGCTGGCCTTTCCCCAGGGATATTTCTCCGTCACCGCCGAGCTCCCGGGACGCTTCGTCTGCCTCGTGGAGTGGCCGGAGCCCGGCGGAGCCATGTCCGGGAAAAC GTACCACTTTTCCATGACGGTCCTGCTGTACCTGCTGCCGCTGCTGGTGATCGGCTGCGCCTACGCCGCCGTCGGCCGCACGCTCTGGGCCAGCGCCATCCCCGGAGACTCCTCCGACCGCTACCACGAGCAGGTGTCGGCCAAGAGGAAG GTGGTGAAGATGATGATCATGGTGGTGTGCACCTTCGCGCTCTGCTGGCTGCCCTACCACGTCTACTTCACGCTGCAGTACCTGCGGCCCCAGTGGTACCTGCAGAGCTTCATCCAGCAGGTCTACCTGGCCGTCATGTGGCTGGCCATGAGCTCCACCATGTACAACCCCATCATCTACTGCTGCCTCAACGACAG GTTCCGGGTGGGATTCAAGCACGCCTTCCGGTGGTGCCCGTGGGTCAGCGCCGGCGAGTacgaggggctggagctgcgCTCGGCGCGCTTCCTGCACACGCACAGCTCCGTGTCCAAGCTCAGCCGCATGGACACCACCACCGTGGCCTCGGCGCTCGGCGTGGCCGACGAGGAGCTGGACGAGCCCGGCCGGGCCGAGCGGCTCTCCCTGGACATGACCTCCAACGGCTCCTCCCGCAGCGACTCCAAGACGGTCTCCGAGAGCCTCAGCTTCTACTCCAACACCCTGACCTAG
- the NCAPH gene encoding condensin complex subunit 2 isoform X2, with protein sequence MSEHYTTCIRLSAENKITTKNAFELHLIDYMATFLSQDSEHVNFQLAASSLEAGAKIYAMRVDSVHADTFRVLDVLGKKPSPARDSDSPKEDSSPVPEAAGKAQPKKKQRFKTIEENLSNINVPEGSHRPEVDPFFQRSLATFNECNVAGAFMSGLRTQDFQSRLLFPSELVPLPSKENPALPSTRPITVPGLKDLLAQCVEKRPICSSLAGFRFTKWDEESHDKSVSELLEKFQKSKHAFDPNLDHDSEEAEDWAPSQPEFLPESPAGDGSQEFQPHGDSLGHRNRSTGATGALPGEGDISAMSKHVSLNPGEYSYFSPHVLSMWAGPEHWRFQPRQPPAPGLEKDSRQKIPKKPFKLNFQEKTDFQAHFQETKASTTLAKSTLKSQNRRRTTLPEDFNYDPQNLRQLFLKPHVKIDPSSDPVGALDSEDGIEGYDYNNPNDTLNFCPAPPVPDSDDDPDPAELPDQAGLLPLPAHPEAPEPPGISGGNGPDCGELELIAEPRKIPKIPIQYARRANRMDMRRLKTTMWELLTEQGEGAEAEPREEAEEQGAVGGTDLKVAGEKTLSGVFRDLQHRLPPTMAADLSVPLAFLSLLHLANEKNLSLESTEDLSDVLVRSED encoded by the exons ATGTCGGAGCACTACACCACCTGCATCAGGCTCTCCGCAGAGAAT AAAATCACCACCAAGAACGCCTTTGAGCTGCACCTGATTGATTACATGGCCACCTTCCTGAGTCAGGACTCGGAGCACGTCAACTTCCAG ttggCAGCCAGCAGTCTGGAGGCCGGCGCCAAGATCTACGCCATGCGTGTGGATTCCGTGCACGCCGACACCTTCAGGGTCCTGGACGTCCTGGGCAAGAAGCCATCCCCTGCCCGGGACTCAGACAGCCCCAAGGAAG ACTCCAGCCCAGTCCCTGAGGCCGCCGGGAAGGCTCAGCCAAAGAAGAAGCAAAGGTTCAAAACCATCGAGGAGAACCTGAGCAACATCAACGTGCCCGAGGGCAGCCACAGGCCTGAG GTGGATCCCTTTTTCCAGCGATCACTCGCCACCTTCAACGAGTGCAACGTTGCCGGCGCTTTCATGTCAGGGCTGCGCACCCAGGACTTCCAGAGCcgcctccttttcccctctgagCTTGTCCCTCTGCCCTCCAAGGAGaacccagcccttcccagcacccGCCCCATCACTGTGCCAGGTCTAAAAG ACCTGCTGGCCCAGTGCGTGGAAAAACGCCCGatctgctcctccctggctggATTCCGGTTCACCAAGTGGGATGAGGAGTCCCACGACAAG TCGGTGtcggagctgctggagaagttCCAGAAGAGCAAGCATGCCTTCGATCCCAACCTGGATCATGACAGCGAGGAGGCCGAGGACTGGGCCCCCTCCCAGCCCGAATTCCTGCCTGAATCCCCGGCCGGGGACGGGAGCCAAGAATTCCAGCCCCATGGAGACTCCCTGGGCCACAGAaacag gagcacTGGAGCCACTGGAGCTCTCCCAGGAGAGGGGGACATCAGTGCCATGAGCAAGCACGTGTCCCTGAATCCCGGGGAATATTCCTACTTCAGCCCTCATGTGCTCTCCATGTGGGCTGGCCCCGAGCACTGGCGCTTCCAGCCCCGCCAGCCCC cagccccaggcctgGAGAAGGATTCCCGGCAGAAGATTCCCAAGAAGCCTTTCAAGCTGAATTTCCAGGAGAAGACTGACTTCCAGGCCCATTTCCAGGAGACCAAG GCATCCACAACTTTGGCCAAATCCACCCTGAAAAGCCAGAACAGACGGAGAACCACGCTCCCTGAAGACTTCAATTACGACCCCCAGAACCTGAGGCAGCTCTTCCTAAAACCCCATGTCAAG ATTGACCCGAGCTCGGATCCAGTGGGAGCCTTGGACAGCGAGGATGGAATTGAGGGTTACGACTACAATAACCCCAACGACACCCTCAACTTCTGCCCTGCCCCGCCG GTCCCTGACAGCGATGACGATCCCGATCCCGCGGAATTGCCGGACCAGGCGGGGCTGTTGCCGCTCCCGGCTCATCCCGAGGCTCCGGAGCCCCCCGGGATCAGCGGCGGGAACGGCCCAGACTGcggggagctggagctgattGCTGAGCCCCGCAAG ATCCCTAAGATCCCCATCCAGTACGCCAGGAGAGCCAATAGGATGGACATGAGGAGGCTGAAGACGACCATGTGGGAGCTGCTGACGGAGCAAGGAGAG ggggcagaggcagagccgAGGGAAGAGGCCGAGGAGCAGGGAGCCGTCGGAGGGACGGACCTGAAGGTGGCTGGAGAGAAAACCCTGAGTGGCGTCTTCAGGGATCTGCAGCACAG GCTCCCTCCTACCATGGCTGCCGACCTGTCGGTGCCCTTGGccttcctgtccctcctgcacCTGGCCAACGAGAAG AATCTGAGTCTGGAGAGCACCGAGGACCTGTCGGATGTCCTGGTGAGATCGGAGGACTGA
- the NCAPH gene encoding condensin complex subunit 2 isoform X1, which yields MSEHYTTCIRLSAENKITTKNAFELHLIDYMATFLSQDSEHVNFQLAASSLEAGAKIYAMRVDSVHADTFRVLDVLGKKPSPARDSDSPKEDSSPVPEAAGKAQPKKKQRFKTIEENLSNINVPEGSHRPEVDPFFQRSLATFNECNVAGAFMSGLRTQDFQSRLLFPSELVPLPSKENPALPSTRPITVPGLKDLLAQCVEKRPICSSLAGFRFTKWDEESHDKSVSELLEKFQKSKHAFDPNLDHDSEEAEDWAPSQPEFLPESPAGDGSQEFQPHGDSLGHRNRSTGATGALPGEGDISAMSKHVSLNPGEYSYFSPHVLSMWAGPEHWRFQPRQPPPGLEKDSRQKIPKKPFKLNFQEKTDFQAHFQETKASTTLAKSTLKSQNRRRTTLPEDFNYDPQNLRQLFLKPHVKIDPSSDPVGALDSEDGIEGYDYNNPNDTLNFCPAPPVPDSDDDPDPAELPDQAGLLPLPAHPEAPEPPGISGGNGPDCGELELIAEPRKIPKIPIQYARRANRMDMRRLKTTMWELLTEQGEGAEAEPREEAEEQGAVGGTDLKVAGEKTLSGVFRDLQHRLPPTMAADLSVPLAFLSLLHLANEKNLSLESTEDLSDVLVRSED from the exons ATGTCGGAGCACTACACCACCTGCATCAGGCTCTCCGCAGAGAAT AAAATCACCACCAAGAACGCCTTTGAGCTGCACCTGATTGATTACATGGCCACCTTCCTGAGTCAGGACTCGGAGCACGTCAACTTCCAG ttggCAGCCAGCAGTCTGGAGGCCGGCGCCAAGATCTACGCCATGCGTGTGGATTCCGTGCACGCCGACACCTTCAGGGTCCTGGACGTCCTGGGCAAGAAGCCATCCCCTGCCCGGGACTCAGACAGCCCCAAGGAAG ACTCCAGCCCAGTCCCTGAGGCCGCCGGGAAGGCTCAGCCAAAGAAGAAGCAAAGGTTCAAAACCATCGAGGAGAACCTGAGCAACATCAACGTGCCCGAGGGCAGCCACAGGCCTGAG GTGGATCCCTTTTTCCAGCGATCACTCGCCACCTTCAACGAGTGCAACGTTGCCGGCGCTTTCATGTCAGGGCTGCGCACCCAGGACTTCCAGAGCcgcctccttttcccctctgagCTTGTCCCTCTGCCCTCCAAGGAGaacccagcccttcccagcacccGCCCCATCACTGTGCCAGGTCTAAAAG ACCTGCTGGCCCAGTGCGTGGAAAAACGCCCGatctgctcctccctggctggATTCCGGTTCACCAAGTGGGATGAGGAGTCCCACGACAAG TCGGTGtcggagctgctggagaagttCCAGAAGAGCAAGCATGCCTTCGATCCCAACCTGGATCATGACAGCGAGGAGGCCGAGGACTGGGCCCCCTCCCAGCCCGAATTCCTGCCTGAATCCCCGGCCGGGGACGGGAGCCAAGAATTCCAGCCCCATGGAGACTCCCTGGGCCACAGAaacag gagcacTGGAGCCACTGGAGCTCTCCCAGGAGAGGGGGACATCAGTGCCATGAGCAAGCACGTGTCCCTGAATCCCGGGGAATATTCCTACTTCAGCCCTCATGTGCTCTCCATGTGGGCTGGCCCCGAGCACTGGCGCTTCCAGCCCCGCCAGCCCC ccccaggcctgGAGAAGGATTCCCGGCAGAAGATTCCCAAGAAGCCTTTCAAGCTGAATTTCCAGGAGAAGACTGACTTCCAGGCCCATTTCCAGGAGACCAAG GCATCCACAACTTTGGCCAAATCCACCCTGAAAAGCCAGAACAGACGGAGAACCACGCTCCCTGAAGACTTCAATTACGACCCCCAGAACCTGAGGCAGCTCTTCCTAAAACCCCATGTCAAG ATTGACCCGAGCTCGGATCCAGTGGGAGCCTTGGACAGCGAGGATGGAATTGAGGGTTACGACTACAATAACCCCAACGACACCCTCAACTTCTGCCCTGCCCCGCCG GTCCCTGACAGCGATGACGATCCCGATCCCGCGGAATTGCCGGACCAGGCGGGGCTGTTGCCGCTCCCGGCTCATCCCGAGGCTCCGGAGCCCCCCGGGATCAGCGGCGGGAACGGCCCAGACTGcggggagctggagctgattGCTGAGCCCCGCAAG ATCCCTAAGATCCCCATCCAGTACGCCAGGAGAGCCAATAGGATGGACATGAGGAGGCTGAAGACGACCATGTGGGAGCTGCTGACGGAGCAAGGAGAG ggggcagaggcagagccgAGGGAAGAGGCCGAGGAGCAGGGAGCCGTCGGAGGGACGGACCTGAAGGTGGCTGGAGAGAAAACCCTGAGTGGCGTCTTCAGGGATCTGCAGCACAG GCTCCCTCCTACCATGGCTGCCGACCTGTCGGTGCCCTTGGccttcctgtccctcctgcacCTGGCCAACGAGAAG AATCTGAGTCTGGAGAGCACCGAGGACCTGTCGGATGTCCTGGTGAGATCGGAGGACTGA